The DNA region GACGGCCGACGCGGCCATCACCACAAAACTCCTCAAAGTCGTCAACTCGGCGTATTTCGGTTTGCCTCGCCAAATCGTCAACGTCAACCAAACAATCGCGATTTTGGGGATGCACCAGGTTCGGAACCTTGTCATGAGCATCGGGGTGTTGAACGCCCTGAGCTCGCCGAGCCCCCGGATTCTGGAAGTGCAAAAGGCGTTTTGGCAGCACAGCTTTGCCTCGGCGACTTGTGCCGAATCCATCGCCAAAACCAAAGGTCTGCCCCGAAAGGACATCGAAACGGTGTTTATCGGCGGCCTGTTGCACGATGTCGGCCGGTTGTTCCTGTTCACGCTTTTCAACCTGCCTTACCAAGAAGTCCTCAAAGAGTCGATCAACCGAAAGGAACCGATTGAAAGCGTCGAAGCCCGGATTTTGGGAATCACCCACGCCCAGTTGGGAGGCATCCTGGCTGAAAAGTGGAACTTCCCGCAGGCCCTGATCGAGATGATCCAAGGACACGACACCATCCCCGATGTCGGCACTGTCCCGGATGGCGTTTATTGCACCCACATTGCTGACGCCATCGCAAACGAACTCGCGCCGGTCGACATCGTCGGCACACCAAGCCCGGTCAGCGGCAAGGCCTTGGCATGGCTTGGCCTTTCGGATGACGAGTTCGGCATCCTCAAACAACGCACGGCCGAACAAGTCGAGCTGGCCAAAGAGATGCTCGGCGTGATGTAGGCCAGGAACGCAGAGGATACGACCATGAGCATCAGCGGCCCCCAATCTGGAATCCGGTTCTCCGGGCTCGCTTCGGGAATCGATGTCGAAAGCATCATCACCCAGCTCGTTTCGCTGGAACAGGCGCCGATCCAGAGGTTGCGGGCCCAGTCTGCCCAAATCCAAGCCCGGCAAACGATATTCGGCCAGTTCAAATCCTCCCTTCAGGCATTTAACACGGCAGCGTCATCCCTCTCCATCCCGGCGGCCTTTTCACTCAACCAGGCCTCGGTGAGCGACGACACGCTCCTCGGCGTATCGGTGACGGATTCCGCCGTCCCGGGCACCTATGCCGTCAACGTCACGCAAATGGCCAAGGCACACAAGCTCACGAGTGCCGCACAGACCAACACAACTTCTGCGCTGGGATATGCCGGCGAATTCTTGGTCAACGGCAAAAAGGTCAGCGTGACCGCGGAAGACACCCTTGCGACAATCGCCGGAAAGGTGAACGCTCTTGGGATCGGGGTTTCGGCCAACGTTATCGATGGCGGTGCGGGCCAGGCGTACCTGGTGTTTGGCGCTTCCAAGACTGGCAAGGCGAACGAAATCCGCTTGACCGATGTCACCGGCGGGATTGCGCATGGGCTTGGGCTCATCAACAACCTCAAATCGATCCGCGACCTCAGTGGCACGGTTGCCTCATCCGCCTCGTTCACGTCCAGCTCGGCGAGCCTGGCCAACTTGACCGGTTCTTCAGTTTCCGGGAACCTCACCCTGGGAACGGACGTCATCGCCTTCGATACTGCGACCGACTCCCTTCAATCCTTGGCGGACAAGATCAACGCGACAGGGAACCACACGGCAAGCGTCGTGACCGAAAAAGTTGACGGCTCCGATGTTTTCCGGCTCAAGATCGATTCGTCAGCTTGGCCGGCCAACTATGCCGATCCCGCGAACCTCCTCGGGATTTTGGGGGTCACTAAAGATTGCATTTCCAACGAGGTTACGGCCGCGACCGACGCGTTGCTCACGGTTGATGGCGTCGCATTAAGCTCCGCCAGCAACACGCTCTCCAACGTTGTCGGGGGCATGACTTTGACCTTGAAGAAGGAAGGCTCTTCCTCTGTCCAAGTCAGCCAAGATAATTCGGCGATCAAGAAGAAGTTCACCGATTTCCAAAAGGCGTTCAACGACATCATCGGCTTCATCCGCAGCAACACCCAGTTGGATCCCGAAACCTACCAAACCGGGGCTCTTTTTGGCGATCAAAGCGTCACCCAAGTCGAATCGACGCTCAACACGATGCTGTTCGACAACCTGGGTACCGGCGCGTTCAAAACCCTCGCCGACATCGGGTTCTCACTCGATGACCAGGGCAAGCTCAAACTGGACGAAACTAAACTGGATTCTGCTATTGCCAACAAACTCCCAGATTTGAAGTCACTCATGGTGGCCTCGGGCAGCAGCATCAACCCGAGCATCAAATTTGTCAGCGGGGGCAGCCTTTCGGTGGCATCGGGGCCCGGCGGGTATGCCATCGACATCACGCAAGCCGCAACCAAAGGGACGGTTTCGGCGAATACGGCCTTCACAACAAATTCTTCCGTTGCCGAGACGCTGACTTTTGACGGGTCTTTGTTCGGCAGCGGGCCCGTGAACCTGTTTGTGCCAACAGGTAGCAGCCTCACGTCGCTCATCGACCTCATCAACAAAGACAGCCGCCTGAAAGACCTGGTCGTCGCCAGCAACGACGGCGGGAAGTTGAAGGTCGAAAGCAAACGGTTCGGCACAGCCGGGAATTTTTCTATCGTCAGCGACCAAGCCGAAGCCGCCGACAACTCGGGCATCGGTACGGGAGGCGGCGTCGCTGTTGCCGGCCTAGACGTCGCCGGGACCATCAACGGTGAGGCGGCAACCGGGAGCGGACAATTCCTGCTCGGCAAATCAGGGAACAAGACCACCGACGGACTCCAAATCCAATACACTGGCTCCTCCACCGGGAACGTCGGGGCTTTGGTGTACAACCGAGGTGTCGCGGCCATGGCCAATTACCGGGTGAACTCGTTCACCGATTCGGTGAACGGCCTCCTCACTTCGGTCGATAAAACCTACACGGATCAAATCCAGGACATCGACGACCGGATTTCCAGCTTGCAAAAGCTCATCAGCCTACGGGAAGAATCGCTCCGGAGCAAGTTTTTGGCGATGGAGCAGGCCATGAGCGCGGCCCAAGCTCAAGGCGCCCAGCTTTCCGCGATGCTGCGCAGCGGCTAAACCCGCAGGACGATCTCTTCCCGCCGGAACAGTTGGATCGAAACCCTGAGGAACACGGCCGCGAGCAACAGGTTCACCAACCAGACGGGCCAGTATTGAGCTGGGACGGCCGTGCCCAAAATCACCGCCTTGAGCAGCACCGCCGTGTTAAGTACGGGCACCCAGTTGACCCAAGCCGCGTGCTCCATCCCGGTGAAACCGATGATTTGGCTAAAAACGGCCGGCATGATGATCATGAAACTCATCAACCCCAAATAGGTTTGCGCCTCGCGGATGTTGCGCGCCCGGGCCGCTAACGACACCATTAGGCTCGCAAAAAACGCCACCAATGTGACAAGGGTCAGCGCGGCCAACGCCACTTGGCCGATCCCGATTTGGAGCCCGCTCGGGAAAAGGCCCGCCGAGATTGGCGTTTTCACCGTCCCGGCCAGGAAAACGCCGGCCAGGGTGGTCAGGCTTCCGATGAAACAAACCACCATGAGGGCGAGGATTTTGCCCAAAGCCACAGCCGCCCGGCGGACGGGGCTGACGAGCAGGGTTTCCATCGTGCCGCGCTCCTTTTCCCCCGCCACGAGGTCGGCCACAACGCTCATACCGCCATAAAATGCCCAAAGCACAATTAGGTAAGGCAGCAGACTGACAATCGATGAACCGGCAAGCCCTTGGTCTTTGGCAAAGTTGACCTCTTGGATCTTAAACGGTTCGGCCAGCCCGGGGTCGAGTTTGTGCTGTTCCAATGTTGCTCTGACCTGGGCCCGGTTCGCTTCGCCAAAGATGGCTTTCCACTTGCCCAACTCGATGGCGGAAAGGGGTTCTTGGTCGTTGTATCCCAGGCGCACCGGACGATCGGTTTTGCCTTCCTCCGCCGGCGGGATGTCCACAACCAGATCGACTTCCTTATCTTTGAGCTGCCTGATCCCGGACTCCCACGTGGCAACCGGCGTGATGACGAACAGGGGGCTGTCCTGCAGCTTGTCCAAGAATTTGTCGGCCGGGTCGCCAACGATGGCCACATGGGACGCCTTGGATCCGGTGACGCTGTTTTGGACCACGCCCATGATCATCACAAACAGGGCGACCATGAAGATTGGCATCACGATGCTGGCTTGCACCACCCGGCGGTCGCGCGCCATTTCGCGGAGTTCCTTTAAAAAGACGTGCTTGGTTCCCGTGCCCGTTGTCATGCCGCGCTCCCTGGATCGGAAATCAGTTGGAGGAACGCCAATTCGGCAGATTCTTGGCCGGTCGCCGCTTTGATTTCGGCTAATGTTCCGCTGCCGCGGACACGGCCCTGGTGGATCGCCGTCACACGGTCGGCCAACCGTTCGACTTCGTTCATGTTGTGAGTACTGAACACGATCGTCTTGCCATTTGAGCGGGCGGATTCCAGGAACTCGAGCACTGTTTGGGCAGCCAGGATGTCCAATCCGGCCGTTGGTTCATCGAATAACAGGACAGGCGGTCCATGGACGATGGCCCGGGCAATGGAGATCCGCTGTTTTTGACCCGTCGACATCCGGTCGCAAAGTTGGTCGGCAAACCCATGCGATTGCGTCTGCTCCAATGCGGATTGCACTCTGTCCCGGGATTCACTCCCAGCAAAACCGTACAGGCCGGCGAAATAGGCGAGCATCTCCCGGCCGGTCAAACGGCCGTAAAGGGCCGTCGAAGTGCTCAAAAATCCAATGGAGCTCCGAACCTGCGCCGCCTCCTGCAGAATGTCAAACCCGTTGAGGGCTGCAGTGCCGGAAGTCGGACGGATCACCGTCGAAAACATCCGGAGCAAGGTGGTCTTTCCCGCGCCGTTCACCCCGAGCAGCGCATGGATCTCGCCGGGATGCGCGGCAAAGTCCACGGCGTCCACCGCCAAGATCTCTTTGGCCCCATCCCGGAAACGCTTAGTGATCTGCTGGGTCTGAACCATCGGGCTCTCCCACGATACTCGGATCGCCGTGGAGTTTGACCGGCTTCCCGCGAGAAACCCGGATATTGAGGAGTTCGACAACCGTCGCGAAGGCCATGGCAAAGTAGGTGTAACCCTTGGGGATCTCCACGTGAAAACTCTCGGCAACCAAATTTATCCCGATCAAAATCAAAAACGCCAGGGCGAGCATTTTGATAGAAGGATGCCGCTCGACAAACGTGCCGATCGAATTGGCAAACGCCATCATGACCCCCACCGCAATGATGACGGCAGCCACCATCACCTCGATTTGTTTGGCCATGCCGACCGCGGTGATGACGCTATCCAGGCTGAAAACGATGTCCAAGACCATGATCTGCCCGATCACCGCAGCAAATCCCGCAGCCTTGATCGGCTTGGAACCGTCCTCATGGCCTTCCAGCTTGTGGTGGATTTCATGAACCGATTTCCACATGAGGAACAACCCCCCGCCTAGGAGAATCAGGTTTTTGCCTGTGCCCTCAAATGGTCCGACGTGGAACCACGGCACCGTCAGTTTCATCACCCAGCCAAGGCTGAGGAGCAAAACGACGCGGGTGATCAGCGCAGCCGCCAAACCCCACTGGCGAGCCTTTGCCCGTTGACCTTCTGGCAGTTTTCCGCTGAGGATCGAGATAAAAATGATGTTGTCGATGCCAAGGACAATTTCGAGGACAGCCAAGGTCAGCAACGAGATCCAAGTTTCGGGTTGGGCCAGCCATTCCATTGTCTACTCCCTGTTCTATTCGTTGCAGGAATGCCAGTCGATTCGCGCCTA from Armatimonadota bacterium includes:
- a CDS encoding HDOD domain-containing protein, whose protein sequence is MALRSENMLLRRYVEKAMVDLPALPTVVLQVVQATEKDTATTTEIESMLTADAAITTKLLKVVNSAYFGLPRQIVNVNQTIAILGMHQVRNLVMSIGVLNALSSPSPRILEVQKAFWQHSFASATCAESIAKTKGLPRKDIETVFIGGLLHDVGRLFLFTLFNLPYQEVLKESINRKEPIESVEARILGITHAQLGGILAEKWNFPQALIEMIQGHDTIPDVGTVPDGVYCTHIADAIANELAPVDIVGTPSPVSGKALAWLGLSDDEFGILKQRTAEQVELAKEMLGVM
- the fliD gene encoding flagellar filament capping protein FliD → MSISGPQSGIRFSGLASGIDVESIITQLVSLEQAPIQRLRAQSAQIQARQTIFGQFKSSLQAFNTAASSLSIPAAFSLNQASVSDDTLLGVSVTDSAVPGTYAVNVTQMAKAHKLTSAAQTNTTSALGYAGEFLVNGKKVSVTAEDTLATIAGKVNALGIGVSANVIDGGAGQAYLVFGASKTGKANEIRLTDVTGGIAHGLGLINNLKSIRDLSGTVASSASFTSSSASLANLTGSSVSGNLTLGTDVIAFDTATDSLQSLADKINATGNHTASVVTEKVDGSDVFRLKIDSSAWPANYADPANLLGILGVTKDCISNEVTAATDALLTVDGVALSSASNTLSNVVGGMTLTLKKEGSSSVQVSQDNSAIKKKFTDFQKAFNDIIGFIRSNTQLDPETYQTGALFGDQSVTQVESTLNTMLFDNLGTGAFKTLADIGFSLDDQGKLKLDETKLDSAIANKLPDLKSLMVASGSSINPSIKFVSGGSLSVASGPGGYAIDITQAATKGTVSANTAFTTNSSVAETLTFDGSLFGSGPVNLFVPTGSSLTSLIDLINKDSRLKDLVVASNDGGKLKVESKRFGTAGNFSIVSDQAEAADNSGIGTGGGVAVAGLDVAGTINGEAATGSGQFLLGKSGNKTTDGLQIQYTGSSTGNVGALVYNRGVAAMANYRVNSFTDSVNGLLTSVDKTYTDQIQDIDDRISSLQKLISLREESLRSKFLAMEQAMSAAQAQGAQLSAMLRSG
- a CDS encoding ABC transporter permease, which translates into the protein MTTGTGTKHVFLKELREMARDRRVVQASIVMPIFMVALFVMIMGVVQNSVTGSKASHVAIVGDPADKFLDKLQDSPLFVITPVATWESGIRQLKDKEVDLVVDIPPAEEGKTDRPVRLGYNDQEPLSAIELGKWKAIFGEANRAQVRATLEQHKLDPGLAEPFKIQEVNFAKDQGLAGSSIVSLLPYLIVLWAFYGGMSVVADLVAGEKERGTMETLLVSPVRRAAVALGKILALMVVCFIGSLTTLAGVFLAGTVKTPISAGLFPSGLQIGIGQVALAALTLVTLVAFFASLMVSLAARARNIREAQTYLGLMSFMIIMPAVFSQIIGFTGMEHAAWVNWVPVLNTAVLLKAVILGTAVPAQYWPVWLVNLLLAAVFLRVSIQLFRREEIVLRV
- a CDS encoding ATP-binding cassette domain-containing protein, producing the protein MVQTQQITKRFRDGAKEILAVDAVDFAAHPGEIHALLGVNGAGKTTLLRMFSTVIRPTSGTAALNGFDILQEAAQVRSSIGFLSTSTALYGRLTGREMLAYFAGLYGFAGSESRDRVQSALEQTQSHGFADQLCDRMSTGQKQRISIARAIVHGPPVLLFDEPTAGLDILAAQTVLEFLESARSNGKTIVFSTHNMNEVERLADRVTAIHQGRVRGSGTLAEIKAATGQESAELAFLQLISDPGSAA
- a CDS encoding TerC family protein; amino-acid sequence: MEWLAQPETWISLLTLAVLEIVLGIDNIIFISILSGKLPEGQRAKARQWGLAAALITRVVLLLSLGWVMKLTVPWFHVGPFEGTGKNLILLGGGLFLMWKSVHEIHHKLEGHEDGSKPIKAAGFAAVIGQIMVLDIVFSLDSVITAVGMAKQIEVMVAAVIIAVGVMMAFANSIGTFVERHPSIKMLALAFLILIGINLVAESFHVEIPKGYTYFAMAFATVVELLNIRVSRGKPVKLHGDPSIVGEPDGSDPADH